One Phocaeicola dorei genomic region harbors:
- a CDS encoding SLC13 family permease gives MLITIIILVLSAVFFVNGKIRSDLVALCALVALLIFQILTPDEALSGFSNSVVIMMVGLFVVGGAIFQTGLAKMISSHILKLAGKSELKLFLLVMLVTSAIGAFVSNTGTVALMLPIVVSLAVSANMNPSRLLMPLAFASSMGGMMTLIGTPPNLVIQNALTSAGFPPLSFFSFFPVGIICVAVGTLVLLPLSKWFLSKRGKNGDDNVHSGKSLKQLVKEYGLSSNLFRLRVVGDSRLHGKTIIELDIRRKYGLNILEVRRGDMSQHRFLKTITQKLADPGTVLQKEDILYVTGDFEKIKLFAEDYLLEMLDEHTTEEAKNSANSLDFYDIGIAEIVLMPSSNLINQTIKGAGFRDKFNVNVLGIRRKKEYLLQDLGNERIHSGDVLLVQGTWNNIARLSKEDADWVVLGQPLAEAAKVTLDYKAPVAAVIMVLMVAMMVFDFIPVAPVTAVMIAGILMVLTGCFRNVEAAYKTINWESIVLIAAMLPMSLALEKTGASEYISNSLVSELGTYGPLALMAGIYFTTSLMTMFISNTATAVLLAPIAMQSATQIGVSPVPFLFAVTLGASMCFASPFSTPPNALVMPAGQYTFMDYVKVGLPLQIIMGIVMVLVLPLLFPF, from the coding sequence ATGCTCATTACGATTATTATCCTTGTACTGTCCGCAGTATTTTTTGTAAATGGCAAGATACGGTCGGATCTTGTGGCTCTTTGTGCTTTAGTGGCTTTGTTGATTTTTCAGATATTGACGCCTGACGAGGCTTTGTCCGGATTCTCCAATTCGGTCGTCATTATGATGGTGGGGCTGTTTGTGGTTGGCGGAGCGATTTTTCAGACGGGACTTGCCAAAATGATCAGTTCACACATTCTGAAATTAGCGGGTAAGAGTGAATTGAAATTATTCTTGCTTGTAATGTTGGTGACTTCTGCTATCGGGGCTTTTGTGAGCAACACAGGTACGGTGGCTCTGATGTTGCCTATCGTGGTCAGTCTGGCAGTCAGTGCCAACATGAATCCCAGTCGTTTGCTTATGCCGTTGGCGTTTGCCAGCAGTATGGGAGGTATGATGACACTGATTGGTACGCCGCCCAACCTTGTTATTCAAAATGCGTTGACTTCGGCCGGTTTTCCTCCGCTTTCGTTCTTCTCTTTTTTTCCGGTAGGGATTATTTGTGTGGCAGTGGGTACTTTGGTGTTGCTTCCGCTCAGTAAATGGTTTCTTTCGAAACGGGGGAAAAACGGAGACGACAATGTTCATTCGGGCAAATCCCTGAAACAGTTGGTGAAGGAATATGGGCTATCCAGTAATTTGTTCCGGTTGAGGGTGGTCGGTGACTCCCGGCTGCATGGAAAGACGATTATAGAGTTGGATATCCGGCGCAAGTATGGATTGAATATACTGGAGGTGCGTCGTGGGGATATGTCACAACACCGCTTCCTGAAAACAATTACTCAGAAGCTGGCCGATCCCGGTACGGTTCTTCAGAAAGAGGATATTCTGTATGTGACGGGGGATTTTGAGAAAATAAAGTTGTTTGCCGAAGATTATCTGCTGGAGATGCTGGACGAGCATACTACCGAAGAAGCGAAAAACTCAGCCAATTCATTGGATTTTTATGACATAGGTATTGCTGAAATCGTTTTGATGCCTTCCTCCAATCTGATAAACCAGACGATAAAGGGGGCGGGCTTTCGTGATAAGTTTAATGTGAATGTACTGGGTATCCGCCGGAAGAAGGAATATTTGTTGCAGGACTTGGGCAATGAGCGGATTCATAGCGGGGATGTGTTGCTGGTGCAGGGTACATGGAACAATATCGCCCGGCTGAGCAAGGAAGATGCCGACTGGGTGGTACTGGGACAACCGCTGGCCGAGGCTGCGAAGGTCACGCTGGATTACAAAGCACCGGTAGCTGCGGTTATCATGGTGCTGATGGTGGCAATGATGGTGTTCGACTTCATTCCGGTAGCTCCGGTGACGGCGGTGATGATTGCGGGTATCCTGATGGTACTGACAGGATGTTTCCGCAATGTGGAGGCGGCTTACAAAACCATTAACTGGGAAAGCATCGTACTCATTGCGGCCATGCTGCCTATGTCGCTGGCATTGGAAAAGACAGGGGCTTCCGAATACATTTCGAACAGTCTGGTCAGTGAACTGGGAACATACGGACCGTTGGCGCTGATGGCGGGTATTTATTTCACTACTTCCCTGATGACGATGTTTATCAGCAACACGGCTACCGCAGTGCTTCTGGCTCCTATCGCGATGCAAAGTGCAACACAGATAGGGGTAAGTCCCGTACCTTTTCTCTTTGCGGTGACACTGGGGGCAAGTATGTGTTTCGCTTCTCCATTCTCCACTCCGCCCAATGCGCTGGTGATGCCCGCCGGACAATATACCTTTATGGATTATGTAAAGGTAGGGCTGCCGTTGCAGATTATTATGGGCATTGTCATGGTGCTGGTACTTCCTTTGCTGTTTCCTTTTTAA
- a CDS encoding MATE family efflux transporter — MLSKIDLTQGGITGTLLRFTLPMIIGSLLQQCYNIADTLIVGQCIGSGALAAVGSAYTLMVFLISILLGLSMGSGTVFSLQYGAGRTDSLRRNIYVSALLIGTVTLILNIAAFVWIHPILRLLQIPKDIYGMMYDYLWIIFWGIGFTFIYNFYAALLRAIGDAVTPLWFLAVSVVLNIGLDLFFILQLDWGIKGAAIATVAAQGVSALGIMGYAYVKYPELRLHRNDLHFDRHCLKEITSFSALTCVQQSVMNLGILMVQGLVNSFGTVVMAAFAAAIKIDSFAYMPVQEFGNAFSTFIAQNFGARKEERIRKGVKSALITTVLFSLVISILVFLFAKLLMLIFVRPHETEILNIGISYLRIEGAFYCGIGILFLLYGYYRAIRMPGMSVVLTVVSLGTRVALSYWLAGIPAIGVIGIWWSIPIGWFIADVIGIIYYKQLKKETAKEVPAP; from the coding sequence ATGTTATCTAAAATAGACTTGACGCAGGGAGGTATCACCGGCACTCTGCTACGTTTTACCTTACCTATGATTATAGGCTCACTGCTACAACAGTGTTACAATATAGCCGACACGCTGATTGTAGGACAATGTATAGGTTCCGGCGCATTGGCTGCCGTCGGTTCCGCCTATACGCTGATGGTTTTCCTCATTTCCATCCTGCTGGGATTGTCCATGGGAAGCGGAACCGTTTTTTCCTTGCAATATGGAGCCGGACGAACGGATTCCCTACGCCGTAACATCTATGTATCCGCCCTGCTGATCGGTACAGTAACATTGATTCTAAATATAGCGGCTTTCGTCTGGATTCATCCCATTCTCAGGTTATTGCAGATTCCCAAAGATATTTATGGCATGATGTATGATTACTTGTGGATTATCTTTTGGGGAATCGGCTTTACCTTTATCTATAATTTCTATGCGGCATTACTGCGTGCCATAGGAGATGCCGTTACTCCTCTTTGGTTTCTGGCGGTTTCCGTTGTACTGAACATCGGGCTGGATTTATTCTTTATCTTGCAGTTGGATTGGGGAATCAAGGGAGCAGCCATCGCCACGGTGGCCGCACAGGGAGTATCCGCTTTGGGAATTATGGGATATGCCTACGTGAAATACCCCGAACTGAGATTACACCGCAACGACCTGCATTTCGACCGTCACTGCCTGAAAGAGATCACTTCGTTCTCCGCACTGACCTGTGTACAACAGTCGGTGATGAATCTGGGCATTCTGATGGTACAAGGATTGGTCAATAGTTTTGGCACTGTAGTCATGGCCGCCTTTGCGGCAGCAATAAAAATAGACTCGTTTGCCTATATGCCGGTACAGGAATTCGGAAATGCCTTTTCCACCTTTATTGCCCAGAACTTCGGAGCGAGAAAAGAGGAACGGATCCGCAAAGGAGTGAAAAGTGCCTTGATTACCACCGTTCTCTTCTCTCTGGTCATTTCCATTCTGGTCTTTTTATTCGCCAAACTATTGATGCTGATTTTTGTCCGCCCCCACGAAACGGAAATTCTGAACATCGGTATCAGTTATTTACGCATCGAGGGAGCGTTTTATTGCGGAATCGGGATTTTGTTCCTGTTATACGGATATTATCGGGCCATCCGTATGCCGGGAATGTCCGTAGTGCTCACAGTGGTATCGTTGGGAACCCGTGTAGCCCTTTCCTATTGGCTTGCCGGCATTCCTGCCATCGGGGTCATCGGAATCTGGTGGTCTATTCCTATCGGATGGTTTATAGCGGACGTCATCGGCATCATATATTATAAACAACTTAAAAAGGAAACAGCAAAGGAAGTACCAGCACCATGA